Proteins encoded in a region of the Podospora pseudopauciseta strain CBS 411.78 chromosome 6, whole genome shotgun sequence genome:
- the ADI1_1 gene encoding 1,2-dihydroxy-3-keto-5-methylthiopentene dioxygenase (COG:D; EggNog:ENOG503NXU5), which yields MGTNGGSGMGAHEVGGMMGSNHPPATEYTLQGVMRFLQTEWHRHERDRNAWEIERQEMKSRIAGLEGQARRADATQNTLKKYVSILEKKVKQQLAQSKEGVDPSQPKPLDRAALLKEKLAPSGDPTVPSTLAADLADEENQRNELRTFLDQCQAEFTYLMVTPANPMPPRDSPPLPVMEDLRETDAFGQQVMDPVYQQQGLSQQQQQAHVRELLTHQARNAAPLAHRGQGAPGPSNYPVKQFDLQSAPMMRTSNAEQSSAMYGNAGEWIGQIPIHAKPPAESGQEPALQPKHPNRAEDRGEPSEKRGGLKSDSWDFNDSNFPDPTAPNAPPPPLQQQQQQQQQPHQASPNRPDTDVFPAAENIPKSPNRGALSHRRKSSSSMGRRRSADHELSLNSMSQKTENTNFKLKFGLRGHLDTVRTVIFSGGGSPGEPEICTAGDDGTIKRFHIPDRHPGHPGAGVGDLDVTADFTHRGHSNAVLSLTSWSPSPNFSTGGRAQGDGWIFSGGQDATIRVWERGRVDPKATMDAHADAVWALCVLPANLGSVFGQNTTHGSPDRILLVSGSADGTVKLWAVSAPPQLTSPQPSTGRRGPGGRTRGNSMSSGSSFPNSPQPTTASNSPFHYSLIHSIPRPDGKASPTKITPLSSNGETFVVSYSDAAIIVYDTRTGEPTGTMASLETYDGTIATSVNAVVATVVGLDQPQGLGEEESGGGGGPTGGGRAMAGSGVEGVIISGHEDCYVRFFDANSGQCTYNMVAHPGSISGLSLSPDGRELVSTGHDGSLRFWSLETRSCTQEITSHRVMRGEGVCSVVWSQDGRWVVSGGGDGVVKVFAR from the exons ATGGGCACCAATGGAGGGAGTGGCATGGGCGCGCACGAAGTCGGAGGCATGATGGGCTCTAACCACCCCCCTGCCACTGAGTACACACTGCAAG GTGTTATGCGCTTTCTGCAGACCGAATGGCACCGACACGAACGCGATCGCAATGCCTGGGAAATCGAGAGGCAGGAGATGAAGAGCAGGATAGCTGGTCTCGAGGGCCAGGCCAGGAGAGCCGACGCGACCCAGAACACCTTGAAGAAATATGTTTCCATTTTGGAAAAGAAGGTCAAGCAGCAGTTGGCACAGTCAAAGGAGGGTGTCGACCCCTCACAGCCCAAACCTCTAGATCGGGCTGCTTTACTGAAGGAGAAGCTTGCTC CTTCAGGTGACCCCACGGTGCCCAGCACGCTCGCAGCCGACCTCGCCGATGAAGAGAACCAGCGCAACGAGCTGAGGACCTTCCTTGACCAGTGTCAGGCTGAATTTACCTACCTCATGGTTACACCTGCTAATCCCATGCCGCCGAGAGACTcgcccccccttcctgtGATGGAAGACTTGCGGGAAACCGATGCGTTTGGTCAGCAAGTTATGGACCCGGTTTACCAACAGCAGGGACTttcacaacagcagcaacaggctCACGTTCGTGAGCTTCTGACCCACCAAGCTAGAAACGCGGCGCCTCTAGCCCACCGTGGTCAGGGCGCACCTGGTCCAAGCAACTATCCCGTCAAGCAATTTGATTTACAGTCTGCCCCCATGATGCGTACATCAAATGCCGAGCAGTCATCGGCCATGTATGGGAATGCTGGCGAATGGATTGGCCAGATACCTATCCACGCAAAGCCTCCGGCGGAATCGGGCCAGGAGCCGGCCTTGCAGCCCAAGCACCCCAATCGAGCGGAGGACAGAGGAGAGCCTTCCGAGAAGCGCGGCGGGCTCAAGTCAGACAGTTGGGATTTTAATGATAGCAACTTTCCCGATCCCACTGCCCCCAAcgcgccaccaccaccactacaacaacaacaacaacagcagcagcag cctcatCAGGCGTCTCCCAATCGACCGGATACCGATGTGTTTCCCGCCGCTGAAAACATCCCGAAATCCCCCAACCGCGGTGCTCTGTCTCATAGAAGAAAGAGTTCGAGCTCCATGGGCCGGAGGAGAAGTGCGGACCACGAGCTTTCGCTGAACTCTATGAGCCAGAAAACAGAAAACACCAACTTCAAGCTCAAGTTTGGACTGAGAGGCCACCTGGACACCGTTCGTACTGTGATCTTTTCTGGAGGCGGGAGTCCTGGCGAGCCCGAGATCTGCACCGCCGGAGACGACGGGACGATCAAGCGATTCCACATCCCGGATCGTCATCCGGGGCATCCCGGCGCTGGTGTCGGCGACCTCGACGTGACTGCCGATTTCACACACCGCGGTCACAGTAATGCTGTTCTCTCTCTGACATCGTGGTCACCATCGCCCAACTTCTCTACGGGCGGGCGTGCGCAAGGCGATGGATGGATCTTTTCGGGAGGTCAGGATGCCACCATCCGAGTGTGGGAAAGAGGACGTGTCGACCCCAAAGCCACTATGGATGCGCACGCGGATGCTGTCTGGGCCCTCTGCGTACTTCCCGCCAACCTTGGCTCCGTCTTTGGCCAAAACACTACCCATGGCTCACCGGaccgcatcctcctcgtctcaGGCTCAGCTGATGGTACGGTCAAGCTGTGGGCAGTCAGTGCACCACCTCAGCTCACCTCACCGCAGCCCAGCACGGGACGGAGGGGTCCTGGCGGTCGCACACGAGGCAACTCGATGAGTTCCGGCTCCAGCTTCCCGAACTCGCCCCAGCCGACAACcgcctccaactcccccttcCACTACTCGCTGATACACTCCATCCCCCGTCCCGATGGCAAGGCCAGTCCAACCAAGATCACACCCCTGAGCTCCAACGGAGAGACATTTGTGGTGAGTTACTCGGATGCTGCCATCATCGTTTACGACACCCGGACTGGAGAGCCCACTGGGACCATGGCCAGTCTAGAAACCTATGATGGAACCATCGCTACCAGTGTCAACGCGGTGGTGGCCACGGTCGTTGGGCTTGATCAGCCCCAAGGcctgggcgaggaggaaagcggcggcggcggcggaccAACAGGAGGTGGGCGCGCTATGGCCGGATCGGGTGTGGAAGGTGTCATTATTTCAGGACACGAAGATTGCTATGTGAGATTCTTCGACGCCAATAGCG GTCAATGCACCTACAATATGGTTGCCCATCCCGGTTCCATCTCCGGTCTCTCCCTCAGCCCCGACGGTCGGGAGTTAGTGAGCACCGGTCATGACGGCTCCCTGCGGTTCTGGTCCTTGGAAACACGTTCCTGCACACAAGAAATTACGAGCCATAGGGTAATGCGCGGTGAGGGTGTTTGTTCTGTTGTGTGGAGTCAGGACGGCCGCTGGGTTGTgagtggcggcggcgacggtgTGGTCAAGGTGTTTGCGCGGTAG
- the RAD14 gene encoding DNA repair protein rad14 (BUSCO:EOG092641G3; COG:L; EggNog:ENOG503NYT9): MDKPATPPREAATTTTIPRRPQSPPTPEITRRIEENRLRAKAIREQRDAELRASDVQQTDGSTTTAAPAGKKRPYGSISRAEVPATNRDARTSPAKEGEGLQPVSRKFTKYVDYNFSAMTDTKGGFLSIEDDPWNKSMSAGVPGKPEAEQKPANMTAAEWERLQLIKKLQRNKSGPFEPGLSVLADENTRKRCRECKTVEIDFVWEEVFGCAVCNGCKQKFPEKYSLLTKTECKEDYLLTDPELRDPELLPHLSKPNPHKSHWHDMMLFLRYQVEEYAINQKWGSAEALDAEFEKREQDKKRRKEAKFKEKLLDLKRKTRTEAFRRNNAKGDSNGSGSGPGKAARFGDAIGDRGKHAHEWGRTVENAEGMTVKTCLTCGSQVEVMEF, encoded by the exons ATGGATAAGCCAGCAACCCCACCAAGAGAGGCTgcgacaaccacaaccatccCCAGACGGCCACAATCTCCACCAACACCTGAAATCACCCGTCGCATC GAAGAAAACCGCTTGCGCGCCAAAGCCATTCGTGAGCAGCGCGACGCCGAGCTCCGTGCCTCCGATGTACAACAGACAGATGGATCAACGACAACCGCCGCCCCGGCTGGGAAGAAACGGCCATACGGGTCGATATCGCGAGCCGAAGTGCCGGCCACAAACCGGGATGCGCGTACGAGTCCGGCcaaggaaggagagggccTGCAGCCAGTCTCGCGCAAATTTACGAAATATGTCGACTACAACTTTAGCGCCATGACAGATACAAAGGGCGGCTTCCTGAGCATCGAAGATGACCCTTGGAACAAGAGCATGTCTGCCGGCGTACCAGGCAAGCCCGAGGCGGAGCAGAAGCCGGCGAATATGACTGCTGCCGAGTGGGAAAGGCTGCAGCTGATCAAGAAACTGCAGAGAAACAAGTCGGGGCCTTTCGAGCCCGGGCTGAGTGTGCTGGCAGATGAAAATACGAGAAAACGATGCAGGGAATGTAAGACTGTTGAGATCGACTTTGTCTGGGAAGAAGTGTTCGGGTGTGCTGTCTGCAACGGGTGCAAGCAAAAGTTTCCCGAAAAGTACAGCTTGTTAACCAAGACGGAGTGCAAAGAGGATTACTTGTTGACGGATC CCGAGCTGAGAGATCCCGAGCTGCTACCGCACCTGTCCAAGCCAAATCCCCACAAGTCACACTGGCATGACATGATGCTGTTTCTACGATACCAGGTCGAGGAGTATGCCATCAACCAGAAATGGGGCTCAGCAGAGGCACTCGACGCCGAATTCGAGAAGCGAGAGCaagataaaaaaaggaggaaggaggccaAGTTTAAAGAAAAGCTGTTGGACCTGAAGCGCAAGACCAGGACCGAGGCTTTCAGGAGGAACAATGCCAAAGGGGACAGCAACGGCTCGGGCTCGGGCCCTGGAAAAGCAGCCAGGTTTGGAGATGCGATTGGGGATCGAGGGAAACATGCCCATGAGTGGGGGAGGACCGTGGAGAATGCGGAGGGGATGACGGTCAAGACATGTTTGACTTGCGGCTCACAGGTGGAGGTAATGGAGTTTTGA